Below is a window of Calditrichota bacterium DNA.
CGCTCGTGCCGCGCAAGGCCGTCGGCCGGCATCTGGGCGGGGAGAATCTGATCTCGTCGTTCAAGGCCGCCGTGCTCGGTGTGCCGATGCCGCTCTGTTCGTGCGGTGTGATTCCGACAGGTGTTGGCCTGCGCAAGCGCGGAGCTTCGCGTGCGGCGACGGTGTCGTTTTTGATTTCTACTCCGCAGACCGGAGTTGATTCGATACTTGTGACCTACGGATTTTTCGGTTGGGCGCTGGCGATTTTTCGTCCGATTGCGGCATTCATCAGCGGCGTGCTCGGGGGACTCGCGGTGATGCTCGTCAAACCCGGCGCGCGCGAAGAAGAGTGGATGAAACATCATTTGCACTCCGAAGATGCGCTGGCCGAAGCCGATGCGAAGCGGCCAATGCGCGAAAAACTCAAAGATGCGTATCACTTCGCCTTCAAGGAACTGTTGGGCGATATTGCGTTCTGGCTCGTCGTGGGAATTTTGGTGGCGGGAGTTATTTCGACTGCGGTGCCCGATGATTTCTTCGCGGGAAAACTGGGCGGCGGCATCGGTGCGATGCTCTTGATGATGCTGTTCGGCTTGCCGCTCTATGTTTGCTCGACGGCCTCGGTGCCGATTGCGGCCGTGCTGATGACGAAAGGGATTTCGGCGGGCGCGGCGTTTGTGTTTTTGATGGTGGGACCCGCGACGAATGCCGCGACGATGCTCGTGATTGCGCGCGCGCTGGGTTCAAAAGTGCTCGCGGTTTATCTGACGGCGATTGCGGGCTTCGCGTTGCTGTTCGGGCTGGGGCTTGATTTTCTTTTGGCAAATACTCCACTCACCGTGAACCTCCCCGCGCAATTGCACGACCACGGCGCTAAGTGGTGGCAGCTGGCGGCGACGGCGGTGCTGACTTACTATGTGTTACGACATTTCTTCTTCAAACTTAAACGGCGGTTCGGAGCCGCGCCTGTGACTATGAGTGACAAACTGCAATTGAATATCGAGGGCATGAACTGCTCGCACTGTGTGAAGAACGTCAAGGATTCGCTGGAGAAAGTCTCCGGAGTGAGCGGCGTGGAAGTGAATCTGGACAACGGCACCGCTGTGGTCGACGGAGATAAACTGGATCGCGCGACGTTGACTGCGGCTGTGGAAGGCGCGGGGTATAAGGTCAAAGGATGAAGGCTGAAGCCATTGCGGGTCTGGAGACCCACAACGGCGGACAGAAGTCAGATTACATTGCGGGTCTGGAGACCCACAACGGCGGAAAAGAGGAAAGAGGAAGAATTGCGCGTCAACTCTTTTAGACATGGCGTTTAACAGAAGTCGCTTCAGATCGCCGGAGTATGATCCCGGACTTTCGCAGAAGGTGGACGGGGAGCTGCGTCGCGCGATTGAGCATGACGGCAGCTTCAATGTCCGCCGTTTCGGTAAACGGTTCGAGGGACTGCACCTCTATCAATATCTCGTCACCTGTTCGTGGCGGGACTTTTTATTGTGGACGGCGGCGTTCCTGCTCGGAACCAATCTGCTCTTTGCGTCCATTTATTTCTTCACCGGTACGGGCCATTTGCAAGGTGTTCCCGAATGTCCGCCGTGGCAGGCCTTCTGGTACGATTTCTTTTTCAGTGTGCAGACCTTCAGCGCGGTCGGATATGGAGCAATTGCGCCGCGTGATCTCTTGGGCGGTTTCATTTCGTCGGCGGAAGCCTTGTTCGGCTTGTTGTGTTTCGCACTTGTGACGGGACTTTTGTTTGCGCGGTTTTCCAGACCAACCGCGCGAATTTTGTTTTCGAGCATGGCGATTGTTTCGCCCTATCAAGACAAAACCGCGCTGATGTTTCGGGTCGTGAACCAACGCTCGAATGTGATGATAGATCTGACGGCGGATGCGATTATGAGTTGGGTGGAAACGGTCAACGGAAAAGTCATGCGAAGATTCGCCGCGCTGCCGCTCGAACGTCCTTCTATTTTCTTTTTTCCGCTGCCGTGGACGATTGTGCATCCCATAGACGAAACAAGTCCCTTGTGGGGACTTGACAGCGATGCGCTTGCGGCAAAACAAGCGGAAGTGATGATTCTGATTCGCGGCTACGATGACACGTTTTCGCAGACCGTGCATACGCGCAACTCATACCGTTTCGATGAAATCACGTTCGGGAGAAAGTTCACACCGATTTTCCATGTCGATGATTTCGGCACCGTGATGGTCAATGTGGATTTGATTGACCAGACGGAAGAAGCGGTGTTGGCAGTTGAAGTCAATCTTGAAGAGATGTGACGCTTGACCCCCCTTAGCCCCCCCGGAGGACCGGGTGGGAATAGGAGCGCGGAACTTTGGGATTTAGCCACGTTGTCAGTTCATAGGGAAGCGCGTCGATGAAGGGGGCAAGTTCGTAGAGATAGATTGTTTCATCTCCTTGATTTCCCCAATAGACCACTTCTTCACCGATCTTGGGTTTTTCTCCGGTGACGAAGGCGTACGAATTTGTGCGCGACATCACGCCTACTAACGGCACATGCTTTCCGCGATAGAGAACACTCGCTGCGCCAACCATCGTGCGTGGATAGCCGGTTTCAAAACCCACATCGGTTTCGATGCCCCAGCCGTCGTAGTGCGCCTTCCAAAAATGCGGAGACGGAAATCCATGACCGCGTTTGATGCGGCGAACATTGGTGATGCTTCCACATAACGTCATCACGGATTTCAAAGGGAGCATATCCGCGACCGTTGGAGATGGTGGCTGTCCATAGAGCGCGATGCCGGTTCTCACGAGATCGCCCGGAACTTCAGGCAATGCTAACGCCGCGGCAGAATTTGCGAGATGTGTCACCGCCGGATTGAGTCCGGCGGTTTTTGCATTTCTTATGATCTCGTTGAAGATTTGAATTTGTGCAAGACCTCGTTCGCGGTCGTGCGTCCCGCCATAGGCCAGATGCGAGTAGATGGCATCGAGCTTTAAGTGTTTTAGCTTGGCGATTTCGGCAAGTGTCTCGACATTTTTCTTGTGGTGAATGCCGACTCTGCCCAAGCCCGTGTCGAATTTCAGGTGAGTAGAAATTGCTTTGCCGGTTTTTTTCGAGAGCGCTTCGAGATACTCGACTTTGTACCACGACGTCGCGGCGAACGAGAGATCGTAATCCGTGAATTGCTTTTCCGGTTTGCCAACCCAGTCGGTCATCACCAGAATAGGCTTGGTGATTCCAGCCTTGCGCAATTTCACTCCGTCGGCAGGAGAACTCACTCCAAAGCCCCACGCACCCGCGTCATTCAAAACTTTGGTACACTCGAGCAAGCCGTGTCCGTAAGCATCCCACTTCACGACCGCAAGCACTTGCTTGGGCGCAACGCGAGCAGCGAGCGCGGAAAAGTTCTGCGCGAGGGCGGTTAGGTCTATGCGGGCGACGGGCACGGGGGAATGAAGGATAAAGGATAAAGGATTCGGAAAATCCCCAATTGAAAATTCTAAATTCCAATGGCAGAAAAAAGGCGACCCAATCGGGCCGCCTTTTCTATTTTTCAATTCAAATCAGTAGTTGCCGAGGTTTTTCAAACCGTCCATCTTGGCGAGATCTATTTGTGCTTGCGCCGCAGGTCCGGTACCGGCGTAAAGCGAATTTGCAATGAACTCTTCGAGAGCGGCGTGTCGCTCCT
It encodes the following:
- a CDS encoding SO_0444 family Cu/Zn efflux transporter; protein product: MLTEYLRETWVLYLEMAPYLLLGFMLAGILHALVPRKAVGRHLGGENLISSFKAAVLGVPMPLCSCGVIPTGVGLRKRGASRAATVSFLISTPQTGVDSILVTYGFFGWALAIFRPIAAFISGVLGGLAVMLVKPGAREEEWMKHHLHSEDALAEADAKRPMREKLKDAYHFAFKELLGDIAFWLVVGILVAGVISTAVPDDFFAGKLGGGIGAMLLMMLFGLPLYVCSTASVPIAAVLMTKGISAGAAFVFLMVGPATNAATMLVIARALGSKVLAVYLTAIAGFALLFGLGLDFLLANTPLTVNLPAQLHDHGAKWWQLAATAVLTYYVLRHFFFKLKRRFGAAPVTMSDKLQLNIEGMNCSHCVKNVKDSLEKVSGVSGVEVNLDNGTAVVDGDKLDRATLTAAVEGAGYKVKG
- the alr gene encoding alanine racemase, which gives rise to MPVARIDLTALAQNFSALAARVAPKQVLAVVKWDAYGHGLLECTKVLNDAGAWGFGVSSPADGVKLRKAGITKPILVMTDWVGKPEKQFTDYDLSFAATSWYKVEYLEALSKKTGKAISTHLKFDTGLGRVGIHHKKNVETLAEIAKLKHLKLDAIYSHLAYGGTHDRERGLAQIQIFNEIIRNAKTAGLNPAVTHLANSAAALALPEVPGDLVRTGIALYGQPPSPTVADMLPLKSVMTLCGSITNVRRIKRGHGFPSPHFWKAHYDGWGIETDVGFETGYPRTMVGAASVLYRGKHVPLVGVMSRTNSYAFVTGEKPKIGEEVVYWGNQGDETIYLYELAPFIDALPYELTTWLNPKVPRSYSHPVLRGG